In the Clarias gariepinus isolate MV-2021 ecotype Netherlands chromosome 10, CGAR_prim_01v2, whole genome shotgun sequence genome, TAAAAAGAGTTTACCTGaggtttttgcaaatttataaaaataaaaaaaaatgagaaatcaCATGTACACAAGTATTTACAGCCTTTGCTCAATAATTTGTTGATGCACCCTTGGCAGCAattacagcctcaagtctttttgaatatgatgccacaagcttggcacacctaTCCTTGGCCAGTTTTGCCCATTCCTCCTTGCAGCACCTCTCAAGCTTTATCACAGCCATTTTAAAATCTCTCCAGAGATGTTCAATCGGATTTAAGtctgggctctggctgggccactcaGGGACATTCACAGAGTTTTCCTGAAGACACTTCCTTGATATcttggctgtgtgcttaggatcgttatcctgctgaaagatgcAGCAGTCATCTTTCCCTTTATCCTGAATAGTCTCCCAGTTCCTGCCACTGAAAAAtatccccacagcatgatgctgccaccaccatgcttcactgtgggTATGGTATTGGCCTGGTGATGAGCAATGATGCCTGGCATTTACACCAAAGATTTCAATctttgtctcatcagaccagtGAATTTTGTTTCTTATGGTCTGAGAGTGcctcaggtgccttttggcaaactccaggcatgCTGCCATGTGCgctttactaaggagtggcttccgtctggccactctaccatacaggcctgattggtggattgctgtaaagatggttgtccttctggaaggttctcctcactccacagaggacctctgggcGCTCTGACGCTCATTTCTAATTAActaaatttaccacaggtggactccaattgagctgcagaaacatctcaaagaTGATccggggaaacaggatgcacctgGTTTTGCAAAGGCTGTGTTTTCTAAATTTTTTCAAGTAAACTTATTGTATGTTGtaattatggggtgttgtgtgtagaattctgaggaaaaatataatttaatccattttagaataaggctgtgacatgacataaaatgtggaaaaagtgatgcgctgtgaatactttccggattcactgtatatatatatatatgtatgtatgtatatgttaattgcagatttctttatttttgtttagtgatttattttctacattttacaacaatactggggatttcaaaactataaaataacacatatggaattaggtaattacaacaattagttgttattttaagacacagaggtcagccattctgtaatagttcttgcaagaacagtattgtcaagtgcatttgcaaaatccgttaagcaccataatgaaactgggtCTCATGAAGCATTTCTttacaatatagaaagaaataaaaatcagttagaaagtgaccccaaacttttgaacagtagtgtagagagagagagagagagagagtaagtaaaacctcggattacgagtaactcgGTTTACAATTGTTCcgaaagatttttaattaattttgacttggaaaacgagcactgtcttggtttacgagtaccgagtatcatgtatcatgcatgcgcttcttaaTTTTATGGCGAGCGTCActtaatcacaactgagccaacgttttttttccctcttgcgctgcggggtcttagtgcttgtctaTTACTGGTATAACCactattcatgtgtgtgtgtgtttttctttctatttcgctgcagagtgtgtgtgttaggtgtgcacgcgcgtaatttgacactatgccggttcacacacaaacgctctctctctctcgcctttactgtcagtgtttaagtgtgtgtgttatgtgtgtgtgagtttttctttctcttgcgctgcagagtgtgtgttaccggcacggtgtcaaattacgcacacgcacacacataacacacacttagcagagcaggagagagaaaaacacacacagcgtctgtgcacataaatggaaacacttatctgtcgagatttatttttactttttttaaggtaacatgcaggttaatttgttttatttttactttatattttgtgttaattatttttatatattaatttttttgggctgtggaacaaattattttaatttccattatttctaatgggaaaatgtgctttaatttacaagtgttttggaataccaGCCCGATTCCGGAACGAatcatgctcgtaatccgaggttccactgtatacagtgttactgttatatataaaacagccAATAAACACTTTCATCAAAACATAACATTTAATACTAGAACAGTTTTTACATGTGAATTAACACAGGATTGTTCCTTAAAGAATAAGTTTCCAATTTGCAGACTGGTTCTATATGTGTCTAGATGGCTGTCTCAGCCTGACTTTCATCCTGTATGGTTTGGGTGTAACTGTTATTCCAAACACAGGAGTGAAATCTGGTTCTCCTGCATCTTCAGGCCAAACAAATTGAAAGCGGTGCAGGAGAGTAACCAAGAAGAGGAAGAGCTCCATGCGAGCCAATCCTTCTCCAAGACACACACGAGGCCCTGGACACATGaacagatacatacatacatttagaCTTGcagatttaaatgaattaataaatctaATTTGGCAAACAAGATTTAAGTGAGGTTTGCATTGCCATTTCCCTCCTGAGTTCTCACCAGCAGAAAAGGGCAAGAAGGCCTCAGGTTTCTCAAACTGCCCTTCATCATTTAGAAAGTTTGATGGGTTAAAATCATGAGGAAACTTCCACTGGCCTTCTTCACTTAACACTGAGGACAGGTTGGGGATGATCATTGTTCCCTGAAATACAGACAGTTAAAAATAGAGATTAATATGTGTAATGAAACAGTAtgaaaaatgtgattaaaatcCTCACCTTTGGTATGGTGTAGTTCATCAATTCAGTATCTCTTGTGGTACAGTGGAACACACTCAGAGGGACAGTAATGGCAATGCGCTGACACTCATGAATCATAGCCTGTGTGTATGGCATGTTGTGTCTGTCCTCGAAGGATGCCTGAGATTTTCCCTCCATAACCTCATCAATCTCTTGCTGGCATTTCTCTAGAAACAAAATATGTACagcattattaattaaaattttgtaaTCAATTTAACATGCCAATTTGggcaatcattttttttttaattaactaaaataaacagatttaataatacaatttaatgGATAAAAAAGTTCAAACTCTGTATGTCTGGATGAACCATGAGGTAGAGAATCGCTGTAAGGAGTGTGTTGGATGTGGTATCAGTTCCAGCTACATGTAGATCAATGATATATGACACAAGGTTTTCTTCACTTAAAGTGGATTCATTGTCACTCTATTAAACACAATAGAGGGACAAATATTATTATGCtttttataataagaaaaatattattatgctTTCTCTTTCAGCAATAACTAATATAAATTGGCAATTACAAACCTTCTCAAGTTCATCCAGATAGCAGTCAACAAAATCTCTTGGTTTTCCTGGGACTCTTGTTGTCTTGTGCTTGTTGATCATGTTGGCTGTCAAGGTTTCAAGTCTGCTGTAATTATGAAATCCTTTTTTAAAGGGAAGGGGCCAGGACCTCACCACAGGAAGTGCATCATAGATCTACAAGAAAACAGGTTTTTAACGTACAACATGCGTTATGCTttcttctctttaaaaaaaaaagcaactaaaGCAAATGGAAAAACAAATGCTTTTTCCATAATAACGGACAACGACACCACCACACAAAGGATTTAACATGGGCCATTAACACTTCCTGCATTGTGAAGAAAACTTAGCTTTACTTCCTGAGAAAGCTCAAGAAGGCCAATGTACCCTCTCAGCTCTTGAATTTATACAGGAGCATGATACAGTAGATACTGTAGCATTCTCTCTTACTGCGTCACAGTGTGAATATTTCTTGATTTATGACAATCCTGTTTGCACTCCACTATTAGTTTCAAGATCCAAGACCGACTGCACATATAtttcattgtatatatttttatattcattatattttagtgcaattagttaattcttttgtttattcttaCCTTCTCTTATTGCTGATGGTTTCTGAGAGCTACCAAATTTAGCTTTATAACTACAATGACAATGAAGtctctttatctttttctttattcctaaaattaagCCTTTTTCTGATAAGTCTCTTTAACAACAGGTTTTCTTATGGCTATGCAGAaatttagtcccaatcctttgAGTTCTTGTAGCATTGTATGTGTGGAAAttttcttactttcactattaaacataaattgTGATttctactatttattttttacaaagccaCTTTAAATCACATTTAGTGAAACTCTGATGATATTCATGATTCTTtttaaccacatttcttccccaAAGTCGATATATCAGCATTATACTTCCAAGgtttaaaaatgctttgggtTGTCCTTAACACATTACcagaaatttttatgttttcataaaatttaattttcattaaaattgaCCAGGTAGTATATTACTGTAGAGTCATtgtttaaaagcattaaaatataacattGTCCTATTCCTGAAATTTCCCCAAAAAATACACATTGGGTCCAAgatttcttattattatcatttgcCCAAAGCATATTAgttctgtaataaaatataatcattTTGTAATAATGGATTGTGATTTGGATAACTGTAATGTAGAATTTCAGTATGACTTCACGCTTGCAGTTAAAGCTGAAAAATTTTAACATAGTCAAAAACTAAATATGCATGGTGTGATGATGAAATAACAATTAGCACGCTGCAGCTATTGTTGACCAAAATTTTTAACACTGGTTTCTGGTGACACACAGAAGAGCATGGGTTCACTTTTAAGTCTGGTTGTTCTGTGTTTTATGTCACTGTGACCTTCGACTCACTTATTAGAGATCAGAATTCTCAAATTGACCAGGTTTATGAAGTGCTACAATGTCACTGTATGTGATTAAagttttatacaaaataatttaaatgaacttACCATCGCCCAAGGTCCTTGAGCAAGCTTTGTGTTTTCAGTAAACAGTCGAACATACGCTTTAAGTGTTTCATCACCGTATTCATAGCGGGTGCCAAACAAAACTAGGTAGATGATATTTGATGCAGCATCGTGGAACAAAGTCTGAGGTGAGATTGAACTTCCTAGAAATAAAAAAGCTATGTtatcatatattttaatttgctttGTATAATTAAGCAGAAAACTTTTAAATTCAATATATATCTAACAGGAACATGATTAATAGGAAAACCTGTTCATACCAGCATGTTTCTCCAATTTTGTAATAAGATGCTCAATTTCCCCCAGAATCCTGTTCTCCATAGACTGTTTTCCCAAACCAAAGTTTCTTAGGGTCATGAGAGCAAAGCGCCGATGCTCTTTCCAGTGAAGACTATAATCAGCTATTATGACTCCTGTTTCATTTTACTCATATTAGTAAATGACTTTATAGGTCACTTTATTTGAAGTGGTACATGAAATTGTTTGCCACAGATCTCACCTTTTCCTTTAGTTACATCCATAGATAGGCTCTGCGGGCGTCCTGAAAAGTCTCCAGATTTCATCACCAGAGCTTCTCTTATGGTTTTAAAACCATTAAGAACAACAGCTGGTTTTGTACCAATATACAGGCTGTAAATGTTTCCATATTGCTCAGCCAACTACACAAAATAGAAGAAATGTATTTAAGGTCAGAATACACACATTGCAAAAGTGTCATTaggtaaaattaataataagtatGACTTGTACATGGTAAAAGAAAATATGATGCTGTGCGCTAATGCCTGGCCTTCAAGTAGTAAAAAGTGATGAAATGTCCTGTATGATGCTGCTACTACATATGTGCAAGAAAACATTATGAGGTACTCCAGGGTGGCCCTCCTGGCAATAAAATGAGACAGCGTACCACAAAAGgtgctttatatacagtatttacagcgcattactttttccacattttatgtcacagccttattctaaaatggattaaattacttttttttcagaattttgcACACAACACCATAtaataacaacattaaaaaaaagcacatgtacataagtatttacagcatttgcaaaattgagctcaggcgcatcctgtttcctcTGATCATCCTTAAGGTGTTTCTGCAGcctaattggagtccacctgtgctaaattcagttgattggacatgatttggaaaggcacacacctgtctatataaggtcccacagttgacagttcatgtctgTAGATCTCCGAGACaagattgtctcgaggcacaaatctgggagagggttacagaaaaatttctgctgctttaaaggtcccaatGAACACAGTGGCCACCATCATCCATAAGTGGAAAAAGTTTGAAACCACTATCAGAAGTTTGAAACCACaattaaatttgcaaaaatctcaagtaaacttttttcatgttgccattatggggtgttgtgtgtagaattctgaggaattttttttttttatccatttagaATAAGGCAGTGCTTATAAGgctccggatgcactgtatatgtgtgtgtgtgtgtgtatatatatatatatatatatatatatatatatatatatataacatatgtTAATTCCTTATGGGTGCTCTTCAAACAACATGTGTCTGCCTAGGACAGCGACCAGTCTTAgaacagctaaaaaaaataaggtaATGTCAAAGGTAAAATGGAACATGGCCAACCACACCtctgataacacacacacatatcagtaCCATTCCATTTTATACTGCATGTTTCAGGGTTTTAATCATACTAGTGCTGTCATAACCACAGTATTTTCATATTATTACAATTCTTTATTCTTACACTTTCATCCCTCAAAGTTTagaatttctttttatacagtttgtaaagccttcataatttatacccttttattttaattttattttattttggttacTTCAGTGTTTCATCAttagtaaatattgtaaattttatgcttatatatgtatatattattattattattattattattccaatattacttttattggggaaaaaaaatttaaagcctGCTTTCTGCAAAAATTGTGATCAAACTGAACATCATGGTATTGTTTTTTGTAGGTTAATCATCATATGTCAATACATAAAGACTAATATTTTCAACTCAAAtctttgtatattttttccataatttCATTGCTTGTTTACATTCGTAAtgcatacataaatatatatattttttgcaagaTTGTTTGATGTTGTACCTTCTCAAAGTCTTTCAAAGGATTTTTGATGTTAAAATGAAACAAGTTCCCCAATATAGGAATTGGTCTTGGTCCTGGAGGGAAGTTCTTGGGCCTCTGAATCCTGATGAAAAAGAAGAGGAGgcagacacaaaacacaaccaGAATCCAAGAACCCAGCATGATGACTGTTGTCCTGCTGTTTTTCCACAAACCAAACCTTTGGAATGACAAGCCCTAATAGCAGACCTTAAGAGCTAATCATTTACCTTGCATATTGACTGAACATGCATAACTGAATTTTGAGTTTTAGGGCCCGAGCAATATAGGGTGCACGGGACGCTCTTGTTTTCCTATGGATTTTTTCCCCAGGCTTTTGGGCTTTtggggggtcttaacatgctcaaaaactcattaAAATTTGCAGACAGgttgaaatctgctgccattaggatgcttGAGAGGCGCGTGGTCTGGGGCCCTCAGGGGCTCCCATATgatattttgctgcatagctcatacacactttcacataggCACGCGAAACTCGGTACACATTTGGAGCTCATTGAGCCGAATGACTTTCGCACTGTATGTCGtcggctcaactcaacaggaggctggttattttgggttgttcgCAAAAAAGCACCCAATAGATTTTGATATACTTCTACTAAGGAAATTTATACGCCCCCCACAAACCTGGCCAATGTAATCCAAAGACATTGAGGACGCAAAATtgcagagggatttttgatatctcaaacgggtTAGCCATGATTATGCCTTAAACTTACACCGAAAAAGTATTAATAACGTTCTGTGTGGCATtatgttcagtgacatcacattgagtaaaatcatagtgtgatgcttattTCCAGCATCTGCAGCCTATtcgacacacacgcacacacacatctctctcacgaggcacacacacgcacaaacacacttatatTACACACCCATTACAAATGTACCACTTttacacagacatacatacagtaccgcacacatacacaaacgaACAAGtcacatctctcacacacacatcataataAAGCACACATTACAGAtgttaacacacagacacacaccacacacacaaacatgcacaaaaacatttactcctcaaacacacacacacacacacactaacgcactaaacaaatatttagggcccaaactgacatcagccttgtatagtgtgtgatgtgtgcaagttATTTAGTGCTTTTTTGAGGTCTTAACACACTCAAATAACACACAGATTGTGAGGTGCCTCCGTGGTGgtgatggcacagggtgcttcTGCCCGTCATCATTTACTTTATTCACAACAAAGCATAGAGAAAATTGATGTATGAACgtataaattttacatttgcttCCAAATGAGgtcatttcaaatttaatgcctgctacaggtctcaaaaaagttggcACAGGGCCAACATTGGgctaaaaaaagtaagaaatctTGAAAAGATTTAGCCAAATGAATTGACATCAGATTAGCTATAAAGGAAATGTCTTAAAGAGGCAGTCTAATGACTTAAAGATGTCCTAAAGACAACACTGCATCACTCATTAGCATGACTGTGTCATTGACATTACTAAATGGGtccaggaatacttccagaaaccactgTTGGTAAACACAATCTGCTGTGCCATCTGCAGATGCCAACCAAAGCTCTATCATGCAAAAGAAGTGAACATAGTCCAGAAGCGGTGTCGTGTTCTGTGAGCCAAGGCTCATTTCAAATGTACTGTTTCAAAGTGGAAAAGTGTTCTATGTTCAGACGAGTTCAATTTGACATTCTTGTTGGAAATCTCCAACGCTGTGTCCTCCAGACTAAAGAGGAGGGAGACCTTCCAGCATGTTAGCAGCATTCAGTTCAAAAGCCAGCATTTCTAATGGGGTTTTAtaagtgcatacagtatggTATAGGCAGCTTGCATGTTTTGGAAAACACTAAGAATGCTGAAACATATAACGTTTTTAAAGCAACATATGCTCTAGGGAGGCCCCTTGTGTATTTCAGCAACACAATGCAAAGCCACATACTGCAGCTATTGCAACAGCATGGCTTCGTAGTAGAAAAGTCCAGGTGCTAAATTGGCTTGTCTGCAATTCAGCTCTTTCACCTATGAAGAACTTTTGCCATATtattaaatggaaaaaatatgttaaagaCGACTACAAACTCTTTAGCAGCTGGAAACCTATGTAATTCAAGAATGGGATGAAATTCTAACACCAAAACATCAGAAACTCATAAACTCAATGCTCAGATGAGAACTTCCAAAAAATGCCAGATAAGAACATCCAAAAAATTCTACGTTTGTCCCATAAGTCAACATAATATTTGTCCCGAAGACCTGGGGGtactcaagatgttttttggcaaaATGTAAGATgggccttgatgttctttttggtcaTTAGCGGCTATCCCCTTGAAACTCTCCAATGGATcctgtttttgcccagtcttttGTTTACTGGTGAATCATGGATACCGACCTTAACTGAGgaaagtgaggcctgcagttctttataCAATAGGTAGTCAAGCggatgcagtgtgtggtgtagatgttttcaacagagggaagagagaccccgatgatcttctctccTGTCCTCACTaaccgctgtagggtcttgcatAATGGCaaaattcccaaaccagacagtgatgcagctgcttaGAATGCTCTTGATAGTCCTTCTATAGAAGGTGATAAGGAACGGTCGTGGAAGCTGGGCCTATCttagccttctcaggaagaaaagaTGCTGTTGagctttcttgtgcagagagctggtgttgcgggaccaggtgaggttctTCTCCAGGTGGTCACtcaggaatttggtgctgttGATGATCTCCACAAAGGAGCCGATGATGCTCAGCGGAAAATGGttgtgtcctcctaaagtcaacaaccatctcttttgttttgttgacattcaaagacaggttgttgtcCTTACACCAGTCCATAAgactctgcacttcctctctgtacgctgactcgttgttcttgctaatgagacccaccacagtcatgtcatcagcgaacttaatgatgtgatttgaactgtgtgttacTACACATTCATAAGTCATCAGTATGAACAGCATGGGACTGAGCACATAGCCTTTTGCACTCAGCCACTCCATTGGGGAAAATACTGCAGCGGGTCCAGTGtggggggcagcagggtctttatgtgtctcatgacaagcttctcgaagcacttcatgatgatgGGTGTGAGTGGAACAGGacagtagtcattgagacaAGACACAGAAGACTTTTTCTGCACggggatgatggtggtggaagcATGTGAGAACAACAGCGCGGCTCAGAAAGATGtagaagatgtcggtgagaacatctgccaacTCTGCCAGGGATATTGTTcagtccagcagctttacgggggttgactctgcgtagagttttccttaCATCAGCTGTGGTAAGACACAGCACCCAGTCGCTCGGAGAAGGGCTGGTCTTCCTCGCCGTCACATCATTCTGCATGTAGAAACATATAAGCGTATAATTTGTTCAGCGCATCCAGAAGGGAGCTGTCACCGTCACAGACTGGCaatgtcgtcctgtagtttgtgatagCTTGTATACCCTGCCATACTGTCCCTGAAGTGAGCAATAACTaaaaactagcacagagttcttgcacatttcgtgttgatgtaaacagaCAAGCCACCGCAGCGAGTCTAACTGCACAGGTTATAGTAAGGAAGTTCTCGGTCTCTTttattccagggattaaaaaatggtaacaatgtcaatgtTTTATCTGTAGAACCTTAATGGCCCCTGAGAGCGAGCTTTTCTCTGAAAACACTGAGGGTAGGGCTAAGAAAAACGCGTCCTGGTTTGCACGCCCAGTTCAGTAATGCGTGCACATAAtttagcatttacttacatctgaaaagagtcgtttacataaatcaatgatcaatagctcatgatacatatatttaaacaatttattcatacagatgtacctgtattacatggaaatttacagtCTTGTCACTGAACGATTTACCCTGATAAAGAGCCGTAAAAGAACAGTGGCAGATGGCACACCTAAAATTGAtgcaggattattattattattatagtctaaatggaaatgtttgctaaatgtgggctattgttgttcacttacaatatttgttaatttactttaaataaggTTTGGGCTCGGGGTGTTGGGCCGGCATTTTAATTTTCCTCTTTAATTCCTCTGTAGTCTAATCAGTGCTCAACCACAAGCATACAGTTTGCCAGAGCACACCGGCAGAAGTACAGTAGACCAATAATTATGCAtcggggaaaaacagcaagaagactgactctgaccattttaataattcattgataaattagtgatttctttgttttcgGCTGTACAGTAGTGATGAACGGAATCATGTCATCTCATCATCCCCACAGCAGTGGATGCGACTATATTCacgttttatacaaattactttATCTGAAATTTGTtctccattagtttatataaaagcagacatttcactttctataagtatatttttttcatgtctgtgaGGCAGATATACACAGATTTTCCGGTTTATTTTTAGATGCACTCAAGGTAAAACCATTATTTCGGTTGAGTACTAGCTTTATGCTGTTCTGATTTCTTTCATGGGATTCATTCTGCATTTGTAAATTTTCTGCAATGGCTTTCACTGTGGTTTGATGGAGTCCCAAAGCCCTTGTCCCCAATTGCTTTGTAATCATTTCTAGACTGATATaagtcaattactttgtttcttatcagttcttgaatttctttataTCAAACAGGTCATATTTAACTGATTTCTTTATTCGATGTGTCTGGCAGTACTCAGGTCTGGGTGtggcaaa is a window encoding:
- the LOC128531877 gene encoding cytochrome P450 2F2-like codes for the protein MLGSWILVVFCVCLLFFFIRIQRPKNFPPGPRPIPILGNLFHFNIKNPLKDFEKLAEQYGNIYSLYIGTKPAVVLNGFKTIREALVMKSGDFSGRPQSLSMDVTKGKGVIIADYSLHWKEHRRFALMTLRNFGLGKQSMENRILGEIEHLITKLEKHAGSSISPQTLFHDAASNIIYLVLFGTRYEYGDETLKAYVRLFTENTKLAQGPWAMIYDALPVVRSWPLPFKKGFHNYSRLETLTANMINKHKTTRVPGKPRDFVDCYLDELEKSDNESTLSEENLVSYIIDLHVAGTDTTSNTLLTAILYLMVHPDIQKKCQQEIDEVMEGKSQASFEDRHNMPYTQAMIHECQRIAITVPLSVFHCTTRDTELMNYTIPKGTMIIPNLSSVLSEEGQWKFPHDFNPSNFLNDEGQFEKPEAFLPFSAGPRVCLGEGLARMELFLFLVTLLHRFQFVWPEDAGEPDFTPVFGITVTPKPYRMKVRLRQPSRHI